The Pseudarthrobacter sulfonivorans genome includes a window with the following:
- a CDS encoding ATP-binding cassette domain-containing protein produces the protein MTETAALRAAESAPARQELLRVDNLVVEYAGKGFRARKFRALTDINISIGQGETLGLVGESGSGKTTLGRAVLGLAPVSGGKITFEGQDISHAGRKQRRVLSRDMQVVFQDPYTSLNPALEIGDILAEPLGVQGMEQAAAKKRVKELLDQVGLPSDAIHRLPREFSGGQRQRVAIARALALSPKLIVCDEPVSALDLSTQARVLDLFLQIQKDTGVSYLFVSHDLDVVRHISHRVAVMYRGEIVEQGPADVVTRDPEHPYTQRLLLASPVPDPDRQEKRRADRHRLLEEQRIQAEQAGVPA, from the coding sequence GTGACCGAAACTGCAGCCTTGCGCGCCGCGGAATCAGCGCCGGCACGCCAAGAACTTCTTCGGGTGGACAACCTGGTGGTGGAGTACGCCGGCAAAGGGTTCCGGGCACGGAAATTCCGCGCCCTGACGGATATAAACATCAGCATCGGCCAGGGCGAGACCCTGGGCCTGGTGGGGGAGTCGGGCTCCGGCAAGACCACCCTGGGCCGGGCGGTGCTGGGGCTCGCGCCCGTAAGCGGTGGCAAGATCACCTTCGAAGGCCAGGACATCAGCCACGCCGGCCGGAAGCAGCGCCGCGTCCTGAGCCGAGACATGCAGGTGGTTTTCCAGGATCCGTACACGTCGCTGAACCCTGCCCTGGAGATCGGCGACATCCTTGCGGAACCGCTGGGCGTGCAAGGCATGGAGCAGGCAGCAGCCAAGAAGCGCGTCAAAGAGCTCCTGGACCAGGTAGGCCTGCCCTCGGATGCCATCCACCGTCTCCCGCGGGAGTTCAGCGGCGGCCAGCGCCAGCGCGTGGCCATCGCCCGTGCACTGGCACTGTCGCCGAAACTCATCGTCTGTGATGAGCCGGTCAGTGCCCTGGACCTCTCCACGCAGGCCCGTGTTCTGGATCTGTTCCTGCAGATCCAGAAGGACACCGGCGTGTCCTACTTGTTTGTCTCCCACGACCTTGACGTGGTCCGCCACATCAGCCACCGTGTAGCCGTGATGTACCGTGGAGAAATAGTGGAGCAGGGCCCGGCAGACGTTGTCACGCGCGACCCCGAACACCCCTACACGCAGCGGCTGCTGCTCGCTTCTCCGGTGCCGGACCCGGACCGCCAGGAGAAGCGCCGCGCCGACCGTCACCGGCTGCTTGAAGAGCAGCGCATACAGGCCGAACAGGCTGGCGTCCCCGCCTAA
- a CDS encoding dipeptide/oligopeptide/nickel ABC transporter permease/ATP-binding protein, which yields MTESVETSALTPAPGTSGQTGTVVRSTVLKRLFKNPMGVVAIVILLAMAVMAVFADVLAPFDENFANISKTLAAPDAVNILGTDSSGRDVWSRLLFGAQLTLSSALLCAAVAIAIGLPAGLVAGYYAGKFESVSNWIVSILMSLPGLIVLLTIRAAFGPSVWIAMIAFGVLISPSYFRLTRSAVQSVRNELYVDAARVSGLSDLSIITRHIFSVVRAPIIIQTAAIAGVAIAIQSGLEFLGLGDPAKATWGVMLSEGFKNVYLTPTLLFWPALAMALTIGALVLLGNAIRDALEDGEKIKHRRKVQANSTTAAPAAGAAVTRAARKTAAAVEAGTEHHLVKVTNLGVGYPQANGSIKKVVDDVSFHVDRGEILGIVGESGSGKSQTAFSILGLLPDTARIVGGSIQFDGNYTVAPGEEKVSQDRLSKLRGKRISYIPQEPMSNLDPAFTIGYQLVTPMVRVLGISKAEATTRAMKLLSDVGIVNPDRTFRAYPHEVSGGMAQRVLIAGAISCEPDLIIADEPTTALDVTVQADVLDLIRDLQRRLGVGVILVTHNFGVVADLCDRVVVMQNGRLVEEGPVREILREPKERYTQTLLASMLEGKEPMTMLVSAASSATASSTAKENVL from the coding sequence GTGACCGAGTCCGTCGAAACCTCAGCACTGACACCCGCACCTGGGACGTCAGGCCAGACCGGGACTGTCGTCCGGTCAACAGTCCTCAAGCGCCTGTTCAAGAATCCCATGGGCGTCGTCGCCATTGTCATCCTGCTGGCCATGGCCGTCATGGCTGTCTTCGCCGATGTCCTGGCCCCGTTCGACGAGAACTTCGCCAACATCTCCAAGACCCTCGCCGCCCCGGACGCAGTCAACATCCTGGGCACTGACAGCTCCGGCCGTGACGTCTGGAGCCGGCTGCTCTTCGGGGCGCAGCTGACCCTCAGCTCCGCGCTCCTTTGCGCCGCAGTTGCCATCGCGATCGGCCTGCCCGCCGGCCTCGTGGCCGGCTACTACGCCGGCAAGTTTGAATCTGTCTCCAACTGGATTGTCAGTATCCTGATGAGCCTCCCGGGCCTGATCGTCCTCCTCACCATCCGGGCTGCGTTCGGTCCGTCGGTATGGATTGCCATGATCGCGTTCGGCGTCCTGATCAGCCCTTCCTACTTCCGCCTGACACGGTCAGCGGTGCAGTCGGTCCGCAACGAGCTCTACGTTGATGCCGCCCGCGTCTCCGGCCTGTCAGACCTCAGCATCATCACCCGCCACATCTTTTCCGTGGTTCGCGCGCCCATCATCATCCAGACGGCAGCGATCGCCGGCGTGGCCATCGCCATCCAGTCCGGACTCGAGTTCCTGGGCCTGGGCGATCCGGCCAAGGCCACCTGGGGTGTGATGCTCAGCGAAGGCTTCAAGAACGTCTATCTCACCCCGACTCTGCTCTTCTGGCCCGCGCTTGCCATGGCGCTGACCATCGGCGCCCTGGTCCTCTTGGGCAACGCTATCCGCGACGCCCTGGAAGACGGCGAAAAGATCAAGCACCGCAGGAAGGTCCAGGCGAATAGCACGACGGCGGCACCCGCCGCTGGTGCCGCGGTCACGCGGGCAGCACGAAAGACTGCCGCCGCCGTCGAGGCCGGGACCGAACACCACCTCGTCAAGGTGACCAACCTCGGCGTCGGCTACCCCCAGGCCAACGGATCGATCAAGAAAGTGGTGGACGACGTCTCCTTCCACGTGGACCGCGGCGAAATCCTCGGCATCGTGGGCGAATCCGGTTCGGGCAAGTCCCAGACCGCCTTCTCCATCCTGGGCCTGCTGCCGGACACCGCGCGCATCGTGGGCGGCTCCATCCAGTTCGATGGCAACTACACCGTTGCACCCGGCGAGGAAAAGGTCAGCCAGGATCGTCTCTCCAAGCTGCGTGGCAAGCGGATTTCCTACATCCCGCAGGAACCCATGAGCAACCTGGACCCGGCATTCACCATCGGCTACCAGCTGGTCACGCCCATGGTGCGGGTCCTGGGAATCTCCAAGGCAGAAGCCACCACTCGGGCCATGAAGCTGCTCTCCGACGTCGGAATCGTCAACCCGGACCGGACCTTCAGGGCCTACCCCCACGAGGTCTCCGGCGGCATGGCCCAGCGCGTACTCATCGCCGGTGCCATCAGCTGCGAACCGGACCTCATCATTGCCGATGAGCCCACTACGGCACTGGACGTCACGGTCCAGGCCGATGTCCTTGACCTCATCCGCGACCTCCAGCGGCGCCTCGGCGTCGGCGTCATTCTGGTGACCCACAACTTCGGCGTTGTGGCTGACCTCTGTGACCGCGTTGTGGTCATGCAGAACGGCCGGCTGGTGGAGGAAGGCCCCGTACGGGAGATCCTGCGCGAACCGAAAGAACGCTACACCCAGACCCTGCTGGCTTCCATGCTGGAAGGCAAGGAACCCATGACCATGCTGGTGTCAGCTGCTTCGTCTGCAACTGCGTCATCAACTGCCAAGGAGAACGTACTGTGA
- a CDS encoding ABC transporter permease, with the protein MITFILKRLGSGLVVLFAVSILVFSLLYVSSGSIARNILGDQATPDQLAVKEAELGLDQPILTRYFSWLTGALQGDLGTSWFTSEPVSNALATRIPVTMTMVIAAMLLISIIATLIGVAAAVKRGWVDRVVQIGAIIGDSVPGFVIGIILVTILAIQMGLFPATSTISPGVSADAWVLSLTLPVIALLINGVTSGAQQIRSAVIKQLERDYVRTLRSRGIGEREVLFKHVLRSAAPAGLTVLSLQLIGMLGGVVIIEQIFALPGMGPLAVAATSQSDQPVVMGVVMYTVAVVIVVNLIVDLLNGWLNPKVRAS; encoded by the coding sequence ATGATCACTTTCATCCTTAAACGCCTCGGCAGCGGACTCGTAGTCCTGTTCGCCGTCTCGATCCTCGTTTTTTCCCTGCTATATGTATCGAGCGGCAGCATTGCACGGAACATCCTGGGCGACCAGGCAACGCCGGATCAGCTGGCCGTGAAAGAAGCGGAGTTGGGGCTCGACCAGCCCATCCTCACGCGCTACTTCAGCTGGCTCACGGGCGCCCTGCAGGGGGATCTGGGCACGTCCTGGTTCACCTCTGAACCCGTCTCCAACGCCCTTGCCACGCGCATTCCGGTGACCATGACCATGGTGATTGCAGCCATGCTCCTGATCTCCATCATCGCCACCCTCATCGGCGTCGCCGCAGCAGTAAAGCGCGGCTGGGTGGACCGCGTGGTCCAGATCGGTGCCATCATCGGCGATTCTGTCCCCGGCTTTGTCATCGGCATCATCCTGGTGACCATCCTTGCTATCCAGATGGGCCTGTTTCCCGCCACCAGCACCATTTCGCCCGGTGTGAGCGCGGATGCCTGGGTGCTTTCCTTGACCCTTCCGGTGATCGCCCTGCTGATCAACGGCGTCACCAGCGGTGCCCAGCAGATCCGCAGCGCCGTCATCAAGCAGCTCGAACGCGATTACGTCCGCACCCTGCGCAGCCGCGGCATCGGTGAGCGCGAGGTCCTGTTCAAGCACGTCCTGCGCAGCGCAGCTCCGGCTGGACTGACCGTGCTCAGCCTCCAGTTGATCGGCATGCTGGGCGGCGTGGTCATCATCGAGCAGATCTTTGCCCTTCCCGGCATGGGGCCGCTGGCCGTAGCCGCCACCAGCCAGAGTGACCAGCCGGTGGTCATGGGCGTTGTTATGTACACCGTCGCCGTCGTCATTGTGGTCAACCTCATCGTTGACCTGCTCAACGGCTGGCTTAACCCGAAGGTGCGTGCCTCGTGA
- a CDS encoding ABC transporter substrate-binding protein translates to MKLGPKAAAAAILVSAALTLTACGGGAAGGTGTAKTASLTLGAVQELRSWDPAQAHVGHYLQPYQAAYDSLILREPDGKLSAMLATEWKYNDTNTKLTVDLRTDVTFSDGAKFDAEAAKANLDHFKTANGPQMAQLTAVSDVTVVDADTIELNLKSPDPSLEFYLSQAAGLMGSPKALGTEGIKTEPVGSGPYVMDKAATVKDSQSVFTVRKDYWNKDLQKFEKITFKILIDGTARTNALVSGQVDATLLDPKTGKQAEGAKMKLVSTEVDWQGLLLMDRDGTKNPALGNVKVRQAINYAFDRKTIVDQVLMGQGAPTSQPFGKASGAWTEELENYYSYDPAKGKALLKEAGYETGVVLDVPAVPGFETQLAVVKQQLSDIGITLNVGAAITNTYTTDISAQKFTAIFFSLFQGEPWVATNQIVSTKALYNPFKNTTPELQAKIDAVEKGGKDAGKLAQEVNKYVVEQAWFAPLYRVNQMYYHNSKITVEPQVQQAVPSIYNYSPAK, encoded by the coding sequence ATGAAGTTAGGTCCCAAGGCGGCAGCTGCCGCCATTCTCGTCAGCGCAGCACTGACGCTGACCGCGTGCGGCGGCGGTGCCGCGGGTGGCACCGGTACGGCCAAAACAGCCTCGCTGACACTGGGTGCCGTTCAGGAACTCCGCTCCTGGGACCCGGCGCAGGCCCACGTCGGTCACTATCTCCAGCCTTACCAGGCAGCGTACGACTCCCTGATCCTGCGGGAACCGGACGGCAAGCTCAGCGCCATGCTGGCTACAGAGTGGAAGTACAACGACACCAACACGAAGCTCACCGTGGACCTTCGCACGGACGTGACCTTCAGCGATGGCGCCAAGTTCGATGCCGAGGCAGCCAAGGCAAACCTGGACCACTTCAAGACGGCCAACGGCCCGCAGATGGCACAGCTGACCGCCGTCTCCGACGTCACTGTTGTGGATGCCGACACGATCGAACTGAACCTTAAGAGCCCGGATCCCTCGCTGGAGTTCTACCTCAGCCAGGCCGCAGGCCTGATGGGGAGCCCGAAGGCGCTGGGCACTGAGGGTATCAAGACCGAGCCCGTGGGCAGTGGTCCGTACGTGATGGACAAGGCCGCCACGGTCAAGGACTCACAGTCCGTGTTCACGGTCCGCAAGGATTACTGGAACAAGGACCTCCAGAAGTTCGAGAAAATCACCTTCAAGATCCTGATTGACGGCACCGCCAGGACCAACGCCCTGGTTTCGGGACAGGTTGACGCCACGCTGCTGGACCCCAAGACCGGCAAGCAGGCCGAAGGCGCCAAGATGAAGCTGGTCTCCACCGAGGTGGACTGGCAGGGTCTCCTGCTGATGGACCGCGACGGTACAAAGAACCCCGCACTGGGGAACGTCAAGGTCCGCCAGGCCATCAACTACGCCTTTGACCGCAAGACGATTGTGGACCAGGTCCTGATGGGCCAGGGCGCCCCGACCTCGCAGCCGTTCGGCAAGGCCAGCGGAGCCTGGACTGAGGAGCTGGAGAACTACTACAGCTACGATCCGGCCAAGGGTAAGGCGCTCCTGAAGGAAGCCGGCTACGAAACCGGCGTCGTCCTCGACGTCCCGGCTGTCCCGGGCTTCGAAACCCAGCTCGCGGTGGTCAAACAGCAGTTGTCCGATATCGGGATCACCCTGAACGTCGGCGCCGCGATCACCAACACCTATACCACGGACATTTCAGCGCAGAAGTTCACCGCCATCTTCTTCTCGCTGTTCCAAGGTGAGCCGTGGGTTGCCACCAACCAGATCGTCTCCACGAAGGCCCTCTACAACCCGTTCAAGAACACCACTCCCGAGCTGCAGGCAAAGATCGATGCAGTCGAGAAGGGCGGCAAGGACGCTGGCAAGCTGGCCCAGGAAGTCAACAAGTACGTGGTGGAGCAGGCGTGGTTCGCCCCGCTGTACCGGGTCAACCAGATGTACTACCACAACTCCAAGATCACCGTGGAACCGCAGGTCCAGCAGGCCGTTCCATCGATCTACAACTACTCGCCCGCCAAGTAA
- a CDS encoding Gfo/Idh/MocA family protein — protein sequence MTGLKAAVIGCGDVSAVHFEAIAKLDGARLAGVCDSDPGRLAAAVAAYGVPGFPDHLSMIEAIGPDVVHITTPHNMHASIAADCLERGVNVIVEKPLAHTLEEGHRLVETAKASTAKIAVCFQNRYNATSQAMHALLSSGELGAVTGASATVLWHRDADYYRSRPWRGTWDGGGGGLMMNQAIHTVDLLQWLVGDVVSLSGNAATRFLGETIEVEDTAEFVAGHANGARSAFYATLANAVNAPVTLDIVTEKATLSLRGDLTVTYADGRVEVVPERVVESGGRGYWGVSHELLISDFYARLGDEGPFWIDPEEAEKSLRIVKEIYRQSYPDAAAKVS from the coding sequence GTGACCGGCCTCAAGGCCGCAGTTATTGGTTGCGGTGATGTGTCGGCAGTCCACTTTGAGGCAATCGCAAAGCTCGACGGCGCGCGGCTGGCTGGGGTCTGTGACTCAGATCCCGGCCGCCTCGCGGCAGCCGTGGCCGCCTATGGCGTCCCGGGATTCCCCGATCACCTCAGCATGATTGAGGCCATCGGACCGGATGTTGTGCACATTACGACGCCGCACAACATGCATGCCTCGATCGCGGCGGACTGCCTTGAGCGTGGCGTGAATGTGATTGTGGAAAAGCCGCTCGCGCACACGCTCGAGGAGGGCCACCGGCTGGTGGAGACCGCGAAAGCGTCCACCGCCAAGATCGCGGTCTGCTTTCAGAACCGCTACAACGCCACCTCCCAGGCCATGCATGCCCTGCTTTCCTCCGGTGAGCTGGGTGCTGTAACGGGGGCTTCAGCCACGGTGCTGTGGCACCGTGACGCCGACTACTACCGCAGCCGGCCGTGGCGGGGTACCTGGGACGGTGGCGGCGGCGGGCTCATGATGAACCAGGCCATCCACACCGTTGACCTGCTGCAGTGGCTGGTGGGCGACGTCGTTTCGTTGTCCGGCAACGCGGCCACCCGGTTCCTGGGCGAAACCATCGAGGTGGAGGACACTGCGGAGTTCGTTGCCGGGCACGCCAACGGTGCGCGCAGCGCCTTTTATGCCACGCTCGCCAACGCCGTCAACGCGCCGGTTACGTTGGACATCGTCACGGAAAAAGCGACGCTCAGTCTTCGCGGGGACCTGACGGTCACCTATGCGGACGGCCGCGTTGAAGTGGTTCCCGAGCGTGTGGTGGAGTCCGGTGGGCGCGGCTATTGGGGGGTCTCGCATGAGTTGCTCATCAGCGACTTCTATGCCCGGCTCGGTGACGAGGGTCCGTTCTGGATCGACCCTGAGGAAGCGGAAAAATCGCTGAGGATCGTCAAGGAAATTTACCGGCAGAGCTACCCGGACGCGGCGGCAAAAGTTTCCTGA
- a CDS encoding sugar phosphate isomerase/epimerase family protein: MTETSTQAASTVWTLSGFGDEVDTDPAIQAAVLLALGANYIEVRSAWGVNVSEMTPEQVADLKELLDAKGLKVSAVASPIGKVDISLPVEHEVERLRQIISVAKGLDTKYIRIFSFFRSEAQTPEEIRDDVLTRMRALAAEAETAGVVLLHENEKDIYGDTPQRVLDIMQSVDSPALRIAWDNANFVQVGVRPYTDGYALLRPYLEYLQVKDAIMATGEVVPSGHGDGELDATIAALKADGYAGFASLEPHLASHHKLGGFSGPVAFGMAARAFAVLAAKNGIELS, encoded by the coding sequence GTGACCGAAACATCAACCCAAGCAGCAAGCACCGTCTGGACGCTCTCAGGATTCGGCGACGAGGTGGATACGGACCCTGCCATCCAGGCTGCTGTCCTGCTGGCGCTCGGCGCAAACTACATCGAAGTACGCAGCGCCTGGGGCGTCAACGTCTCAGAAATGACGCCTGAGCAGGTTGCCGATCTCAAGGAACTCCTGGACGCCAAGGGCCTGAAGGTCTCAGCCGTGGCCAGCCCCATCGGCAAGGTGGACATCAGTCTGCCCGTGGAGCACGAGGTGGAGCGCCTTCGCCAGATCATCTCCGTGGCCAAGGGCTTGGACACCAAATACATCCGGATCTTCTCCTTCTTCCGGAGCGAAGCCCAGACGCCGGAGGAAATCCGCGACGACGTCCTGACGCGCATGCGGGCACTGGCCGCTGAAGCCGAAACCGCCGGCGTCGTACTCCTGCACGAGAACGAAAAGGACATCTACGGCGATACGCCGCAGCGCGTCCTGGACATCATGCAGTCCGTGGACTCTCCCGCACTGCGGATTGCCTGGGACAACGCCAACTTCGTCCAGGTTGGCGTCCGCCCCTACACCGATGGCTACGCCTTGCTCCGCCCCTACCTCGAATACCTCCAGGTCAAGGACGCCATCATGGCCACGGGTGAGGTTGTGCCTTCCGGCCACGGCGACGGCGAACTGGACGCCACCATTGCTGCCCTGAAGGCGGACGGTTACGCAGGCTTTGCCTCACTCGAACCCCACCTCGCCAGCCACCACAAACTGGGCGGCTTCTCCGGTCCGGTTGCCTTCGGCATGGCCGCGCGCGCCTTCGCGGTCCTTGCTGCCAAGAACGGAATCGAACTTTCGTGA
- a CDS encoding LacI family DNA-binding transcriptional regulator — translation MQAAGTDRPATIHDIAVICGVAASTVSRALSTPDRVNIRTRARIEAAAAELNYTPNSQAKALSSGRTGAVGVLVPDITNPFYFDLIRGTQLQLKAAGYTQLLVDTEESDEVEASTVEQLRKSADGIIVAASRLSDEALLAAAAKIPMVTINRDVPGVPAVVIDTPSATSQALDHLISLGHTRIAYMAGPLTSQSSTLRWNALAAAAEDRGVDVRRLGPFAPKTQSGAAAADAAVHSGVTACIAFNDLIAIGMLQRLRERGIRVPEDMSVVGCDDIFGADFCNPPLTTMASPIEQAGRVAVSMLLAQLNPLAGGGSRSRSLMPTHLTVRGSTGAAPATL, via the coding sequence ATGCAAGCAGCCGGAACAGACCGCCCTGCCACCATCCACGACATCGCCGTGATCTGCGGGGTGGCCGCATCCACCGTGTCCCGTGCACTTTCCACTCCGGACCGGGTCAACATCCGGACCCGTGCCCGCATCGAAGCGGCGGCCGCCGAGCTGAACTACACGCCGAACAGCCAGGCGAAGGCCCTGAGCTCCGGCCGCACCGGTGCCGTCGGCGTCCTGGTGCCTGACATCACTAACCCTTTCTATTTTGACCTCATCCGTGGCACCCAGCTGCAGCTCAAGGCGGCTGGTTACACCCAGCTGCTCGTGGACACGGAAGAGTCCGACGAGGTAGAGGCCTCCACCGTGGAGCAGCTGCGCAAGAGCGCTGACGGAATCATCGTCGCTGCGTCCAGGCTCAGCGATGAGGCGCTGCTGGCCGCAGCCGCCAAGATTCCCATGGTGACCATCAACCGCGACGTACCCGGCGTTCCCGCCGTCGTGATTGACACGCCGTCCGCCACCAGCCAGGCATTGGACCACCTGATTTCCCTCGGCCACACCCGCATCGCCTACATGGCCGGTCCACTCACGTCCCAATCCAGCACACTTCGATGGAATGCCTTGGCGGCCGCCGCCGAGGACCGCGGCGTGGATGTGCGCAGGCTGGGCCCGTTCGCCCCCAAGACACAATCAGGTGCCGCAGCAGCAGACGCGGCCGTGCATTCCGGTGTCACCGCCTGCATTGCCTTCAACGACCTCATCGCGATCGGCATGCTCCAGCGGCTGCGCGAACGCGGCATCCGGGTCCCGGAGGACATGAGCGTCGTGGGCTGCGACGACATCTTCGGCGCGGACTTCTGCAATCCCCCGCTGACCACCATGGCTTCCCCGATCGAACAGGCCGGCCGCGTGGCCGTGTCCATGCTCCTGGCCCAGCTCAACCCCCTGGCGGGCGGTGGCAGCCGCAGCCGTTCGCTGATGCCTACACATCTCACCGTGCGCGGATCTACGGGGGCGGCACCGGCAACGCTGTAG
- the nadE gene encoding ammonia-dependent NAD(+) synthetase, giving the protein MRELQATIIEEMGVQPRIDPLGEVRKRVDFLKDYLRATHTKGFVLGISGGLDSSLAGRLAQLAVEELEAEGVEANFVAVRLPYGVQHDEDDAQAALDFIQAKTEWTFNISAAVDGFEDEFEKTVGNGISDFHKGNTKARTRMIAQYALAGEHNYLVIGTDHGAESVTGFFTKFGDGGADILPLFGLNKRQNRELLAELGAPARVWEKVPTADLLDGRPGRTDEDELGITYDQIDDYLEGREIPEAAADLIEQKYLRTRHKRTVPVTIFDTWWK; this is encoded by the coding sequence ATGCGCGAACTCCAGGCCACCATCATCGAAGAAATGGGCGTGCAGCCCCGGATCGACCCCCTTGGGGAGGTGCGCAAGCGGGTGGATTTCCTGAAGGATTACCTCCGGGCAACCCATACCAAGGGCTTTGTCCTAGGGATCTCGGGCGGGCTGGACTCCTCCCTCGCCGGCAGACTGGCCCAGCTGGCCGTGGAGGAGCTTGAGGCCGAAGGCGTGGAGGCCAACTTCGTGGCGGTCCGCCTTCCGTACGGCGTCCAGCACGACGAGGACGACGCCCAGGCCGCCCTGGACTTCATCCAGGCCAAGACGGAATGGACCTTCAACATCTCGGCCGCCGTGGATGGCTTCGAGGACGAATTCGAGAAGACGGTGGGGAACGGCATCTCCGATTTCCACAAGGGAAACACCAAGGCACGCACGCGGATGATCGCGCAGTACGCCCTGGCCGGCGAGCACAACTACCTGGTGATCGGCACCGACCACGGCGCAGAGTCCGTCACCGGGTTCTTCACGAAATTCGGCGACGGCGGCGCGGACATCCTGCCCCTGTTCGGCCTCAACAAACGCCAGAACCGCGAACTGCTGGCCGAACTGGGCGCCCCTGCCCGTGTCTGGGAAAAAGTACCCACCGCCGACCTCCTGGACGGCAGGCCCGGACGCACCGACGAGGACGAACTGGGAATCACGTACGACCAGATCGATGATTACCTCGAAGGCCGGGAGATCCCCGAAGCGGCAGCCGATCTGATCGAGCAGAAGTACCTCCGCACGCGCCACAAGCGCACCGTGCCGGTCACCATCTTCGATACGTGGTGGAAATAG
- a CDS encoding NADP-dependent oxidoreductase: MKSIRMTFDHFGSPDVVTAGEEEQSSPGLGEVQVGVRAIAVNPMDWNVVAGYLEPYFPLQLPAVPGCEAAGTVTAVGPDVTGFDVGDEVIWNGIAGGYRAVANLPAAQLTRKPAGIDFEQAACMAIAGGAAYSALVQLGIEVGDTVLIHGAAGGVGSASVQIARDLGARVIGTASEQNHDYLRGLGAEPVAYGEGLVERVRSLGSITAVVDTFGGEETTAATVELLGGHGNAVTTVPGKESNAAGIAPVRLLDGRATEAARLAANGKLRFDIQERIPLTEAARALGLSRAGHVRGKLVLIP, translated from the coding sequence ATGAAAAGCATCAGAATGACTTTCGACCATTTTGGTAGCCCGGACGTCGTCACCGCGGGCGAAGAAGAGCAGTCATCCCCGGGTCTTGGCGAGGTGCAGGTTGGCGTCCGTGCCATCGCCGTCAACCCGATGGACTGGAATGTCGTGGCGGGCTACCTGGAACCCTACTTCCCGTTGCAGCTCCCCGCCGTTCCCGGCTGTGAGGCTGCGGGGACAGTGACCGCCGTCGGCCCCGACGTGACCGGGTTCGATGTGGGCGACGAGGTCATCTGGAACGGCATCGCCGGAGGCTACCGCGCCGTGGCCAACCTTCCGGCCGCCCAGCTGACACGGAAGCCGGCCGGCATCGATTTTGAGCAGGCGGCCTGCATGGCGATAGCGGGCGGTGCGGCGTATTCGGCCCTGGTCCAGCTGGGCATCGAAGTGGGGGACACCGTCCTCATCCACGGCGCGGCGGGCGGTGTGGGCTCGGCATCCGTCCAGATCGCCCGGGACCTCGGCGCCCGCGTCATTGGTACCGCCTCGGAGCAGAATCATGACTACCTGCGCGGGCTCGGAGCCGAACCTGTGGCCTACGGCGAAGGCCTCGTGGAGCGCGTCCGCTCCCTGGGCAGCATCACCGCTGTCGTGGACACCTTTGGCGGGGAAGAGACGACGGCGGCCACGGTCGAGCTTCTGGGTGGTCACGGCAACGCGGTAACCACCGTGCCCGGCAAAGAGTCCAACGCTGCAGGAATTGCCCCCGTCCGGTTGCTTGACGGACGGGCGACGGAAGCGGCCCGTCTTGCTGCCAACGGGAAACTTCGTTTCGACATCCAGGAGCGGATCCCCCTCACCGAGGCGGCCCGGGCGCTGGGCCTCAGCCGGGCGGGACACGTCCGGGGCAAGCTCGTGCTCATCCCGTAA